The DNA sequence AATGTGGATTCGAGGAGTATGTTTTCGTGGGTAATCCTTTGGTCGATATGTATGCCAAAGCAGGGTTTATTTACGAGGCTGAAAAGGTTTTCAGTGAGTTGCCAGAGAGGAATATGGTGATGTATAATACGATGATTATGGGTTTTTTGAGGTGTGGGATGGTAAGAGAGTCGAGAAGTTTGTTTCAGGATATGCCTGAGAGAGATTCCATTTCTTGGACAACGATGATAACGGGGTTAACACAGAATGGTCTTGATAGGGAAGCACTTGTATTGTTTAGGAAAATGAGGTTAGAGGGGCTGGCTATTGACCAGTTCACTTTTGGGAGCATTTTGACTGCTTGTGGAGGCCTCCAGGCTATTGAAGAAGGCAAACAGATTCATGCTTATATAGTCAGAACCTCTCACAGCGACAACGTGTTTGtaggtagtgcccttgttgacaTGTATTCCAAGTGTAGAAACATCAAGTACGCCGAGACCACTTTTAGTAGAATGTCGAACAAAAATATCATCTCTTGGACTGCAATGGTCGTTGGATATGGACAGAATGGTTATAGCGAAGAAGCTGTTAAGGCTTTCTGTGATATGCAAAGAAATGGGGTTGAGCCAGATGATTTTACTTTAGGAAGTGTTATAAGCTCATGTGCAAATCTGGCTAGCTTGGAAGAAGGAGCCCAGTTTCATGGTCGAGCATCAGTATCAGGCTTGATATCTTTCATTACTGTTTCTAATGCACTTGTGACCCTGTATGGTAAGTGTGGCAGCATAGAAGAATCTCACCGGCTTTTCGATGAGATGTATGTTAAGGACGAGGTCTCTTGGACAGCATTAGTGTCAGGATATGCTCAGTTTGGAAAAGCAACCGAAACAATTGAGTTATTTGAGAAAATGCTGGTACATGGTCTTCAACCAGATGGAGTAACTTTTGTTGGGGTTCTTTCAGCTTGCAGTAGGGCAGGACTTgtggaagaagggaaagtttatTTTGAATCGATGGTGAAAAAACATGGAATTACGCCAATTCTTGATCATTATACTTGCATGATTGATTTATTCAGCCGAGCTGGTCGTTTAGTAGAAGCAAAAGATTTTATAGAGAAGATGCCTTGCACGCCAGATGCAATTGGTTGGGCTACACTGTTGAGCTCATGTAGAACCCATGGTAACATGGAAATTGGCAAATGGGCAGCAGAGTCCCTTTTAGAACTTGAGCCAGAAAATCCTGCCAGCTATGTCTTACTCACAAGCATGTATGCTGTGAAAGGAAATTGGGCTGAAGTGGCTCGTTTAAGGAGGGCCATGAGAGATAGAGGTATGAGGAAGGAGCCAGGATGTAGTTGGATCAAATATAAAAACAGAGTGCACATTTTCTCTGCTGATGACAAGTCAAGTCCATTTTCAAATCAAATATATGCAGAACTGGAGAAATTGAACGCTAAAATGATAGACGAGGGTTATGTACCGGATGTAACTCATGTCATGCATAACGTTGAAGTGTCCGATAAAATTAAATTGCTTAACCACCACAGCGAGAGGCTTGCTATTGCCTTTGGTTTGATCTTTATCCCCCCTGGGCTCCCAATAAGAGTGGTTAAAAACCTAAGGGTATGTGGTGATTGCCATAGTGCAACTAAAATCATTTCTAAGATCACCCAAAGAGAAATTCTTGTAAGAGATGCAGTTAGATTTCATTTATTTAAGGATGGAAAATGTTCTTGTGGAGATTTCTGGTGATAATTTGCCCATAATTTCAGATCAGTAACGAGGTCCACTTATCCTCTTTTCAATCTCTTGCTCTCTCATGCGATTAATTTTCAAGCCATAGCGAACAAGTAAAGGAGTGATAGAATGAAGTCGCTAAAGGCAGGAATCCATCCTTCCATTTGATCAAAGGGAACTGTTACATGCATCATGCTGGTTCCTGTGTTTGCACGTTATATGAGAGACGAATAATCTCACTGATTCTTTTAAAAGTATACATTTGCTTCCCATGAGAGGACTTGGCTATGTCTGCTATATATTAGCTCAAATTACAGAAGACTGCGGAGCCATTCTCAGAAGCACCACGACTCAGAGCTCATCAATTTCCATATTGAGTAGCATGCAAGCGTGAAACATGGAGTATCTGATTTATGAGGCTACCAATCCTCTTGACAACGTAAGTTAACCATAACATAGCTGATTATGTTGACAAATTACAGCCCTTTAGACATTGACGTTGTTATCTAATTCTGTTAGTTTTGGGAGAAAATATAGTTCTGTTGGTAACTTTTGATTCATAAACACATCAATATGAGAAAGCTTTAACTTGCAGCTATTGGCTTTTGGATAGGAGAAGCAGATGATTTTTATTTATCTTGTAAAAGGGAGTCAGTCTTCTGCTCTTCGGATGAAAAGCTACTGATTTTTGGGAATTTTCTTTATTTGCCTTTCATATTGTTATATGAGATGATTTACAATCTTTGTCCTAAGTGTTTATAAGTTACCAATGCATACCTGATGTACTAGTTGAGTACAATCTACATATCGGCACTTCTGCCTTATGTGATTCAAAAGAAATAGATATATTGCCAGTCTGACTAGATTCTAACACCAATACAATTCCAGTATCATCAAGGAATTTACTGTGGGTAGTTATACATACAACAAAAAAGCTGTGATAGTGAaacataaaattttaagtttgaaagAGATATAGCTTCTTTCAGCTTGAGATTCAAACAAGGGCTTATTCCATAGAAGCAATAACCATATCTAATCCCGTTGTAGTAATGATGGGAACAACTCTGACTGACTTTCCGGCGGATTCTAGaatatttgaagaaaaatctcattagACTAAAATTTAGGGGTATGCGATAATGAGATTATTAGAGAAGCTAGAAAACTTTACCTGCAAGCGGTGACAAATCTCAAAAACTTCAGCAAGGGGTGCCCAGTctccaaaattcctttcaataaaTTGATAAGCAACTCCACTTTTTCCTTTGCCGACAATGAAAAGTCCTCCTTTTATCTCACCTTCACCCCTGAAGTTCTGCTCCACCCCCATGGCTTTCGCTCTCTTATAATTTGCAATAGCTCGAGGATTAAATAGAAAGCCTGATATGAACCTGTCTTTTAGCAGATTTCCTCCTCCCAGAGCTTTATAAAATGCCATGCTTTTGTCAAAGAGGACTACGCCACCCCAGTATCGTGGCCAGAAATCCTTTAACTGGATTACAAAACCCAGCATAATGAACCAGGTCCTTCCAAAGAAATGTCAGCAAAAAAGTAGTAAAAAGTTACCTCTGATTCTATTTGCTCATGAAGAACAGCAAATAATTGAAACCCCAATGCGTCAAATATTGGTTTCTTTGCATAAAGTTGGTGGGCTTCAGCTCTGCACATAATGCACCTGTTTCCATCATCTTTTTGGGATTAGATTCAGTAATTCATGCTCATAGAAAAAGATTTAATTTCATCttcttataaaaatataaataccaTTTGTTCTTTAAAGGGGAAAAACATTCCTAGGTTATATCCTTCATCAATGTATCCAGAGTCTAGTGGGATCACATGCATTGTTGGATCTTCTATTGTGATTGAAGTTTTATGCAGGTATTGACTTGAGTTTCCCTGTGAAATTCTTGCAAGAGGTTTCTTTATTTCTGTTTAACCTAGTATCTGTTATATCCTATAAGAGGCAGCGTCCGAGACATTGCATATACTGTGTCTGAGACATAGCATATCCATTGAACTACAATTAACAAATTATAGGTGTTAATTGCAGAAATGATTTGATGCTTTACCCAGGGCGACGAATGCATATAATCACTGCTGGTTTATCACGCCAGAGCTCTGAAGCCTTCAGTGGCGGAGTCTTTGTTTTCACCAAACGCTCCATTCCAATCTTGTACTCTGGCGTTAGTTTCTGAACTGAGATATTCTCAATGGTAGAATAAGGAGCAACATTCTCAACTACTGGGGTGGCCTGCACACAGCCGCATGCTCTAGGCTCATCTGGCATTGAAGCTACTGTTCCCTTAAAAACATGTCCATCTTTAATTTTGAAATCAGCCAATGATTGTTCAAGGGATACATCATTAGCTGTATTGGTTCTCCTAAGGGATCTCGTCATACTCTGCTTCCTGGAGTTGACAGCAGAAATCTCTCTCCTGTAAAGACTCTCATTCCTCGAGGCACTTCTTCTCCTCACTTGGAGATCGTTGGCTTCTGGCAAAGAATCTCCCCCGCAAGCTGCAGTTCTGTCTGTAAAACGGGCAACATGGCCCCTTTTCATTCCATACTTTGCAGTAAGATCTACTGCACTCAAGTTAAGAAGCTCAGAAAGGGAATTCCCAGACTCCTCAAGCTTATCTGCATATTGCATCAGTGCATGATCATGCAGGTATGACCTTATTTCCAGCGCATCCTTGAGTAAGAAAGAAATAGAAATCAGAACAATATCTTATTTTGTTTCTTACCTTTATTCAGATGTGCCTGTTGAAAGTTTATTTTGAGTAAAAACGTAGAAATGGAATGGAGGAGTTTAGGATTTTTGATTGCGCACAAAGATGTTTTAATGATCTCTTATTTCTTTTGTTGGAACTTTATTTTTCTGATACTTTATATTGTTCTAGGGAAATACAAGAATTACTTAGTTGTTTACAAAGATTTGCAAAAGAATATGAAGAACCCCAGATGATTTTCTTGAGGTATATACAAGAAGGGTGAATTATCAGTAAAGAGAACCTTTTGCCGTTGAGTCATGTTCAACTCGTTCATATCATCTGCAGTCATAATCTTCAGTGTTGGTACATCATCCCACCCTTCCTCCAACAGCTTTGGAATAAGTCCCTGCAGCGATCCATTTCCAATAAAGTCCTCAATCGCGAAAGAAGCCATCTCCTTTCTGAAGCAGAGAAACAGAGAGAGACTTGGAAGAAAGACCTGTGTATATATGCAATCAATGAATGTACACACTTATTAGTTTATATGTCCAAGTTTGAAATACATTCACTTCGACAATGTCTATGGCTGTGGTTAACTCCTGTCTCAATGTATTGTGCATTCTTATAGTGATTGATGAACTGCTTCACTCATAAGATCTTTCAATTGCTAACGATAAAcaaatttttctttttgttgaaGGATTCTATAAAGATATCTACTTTCGTAGCAGACGTTATAGCATTTATATATTAACACTGAAGCATTTTTTGACATACGGTATACTGTTGGTggaatattttccaaaaattaaGATTTTGGGTTTTAGTCATGACCTTAAAAGGATGAAATAAAGGCTGGAAAATGGGAATATTGACAAATGGAAAAAGATAACTTTGCTCTGAAATCTTCTTTAGTTTAATCAGAGGGGCCAATTGAATATTTAAAGCTTTTAAATAAAAAGATTTAAATCTTTGTTGGCGATTATGTCACAACTGCCGGCCAAACATTTTTGCCAAAGCTGAACCAGTTGTgctctttaattttttttctgtTTGGTCAGACAAGTTCACTATCGACTGTTCATCATTTAGGGTGTTCAAGAAAAATCGAAAAGAAATTCAAGTTAAAAAACCACCTCGTTGTAAAAAAATCGacatgtttttttaaaaaaaaattatatccaCTGAGTAGCAGAAATGATGTACGGGGTTGAGTGTTGGGTTGTTacgaactcacatatccagaagatgaaagtaggaGAAATGAgtatgttgaggtggatgtgcgggcacactagtatggataagatcaggaatgatgatattcgggagaaggtgcgcgtcccattgatgacaagatgcgggaagcgaggctccgATGGTTCCGGCATGTACAGAGGAGGAGCCCAGATGCctcggtaaggaggtgtgagcggctagttgtggagggcacgagaagaggtagagggcggccgaagaagtattggggagaggtgatcaagcaggacatggcgaggcttcagatttccgaggacatggcacttgataggaagatgtggaggtcgagtattagggttgtaggttaggaggtagttaagtcctgccttacttcgtaccgttgtgagactagtctggtagggttttgtctaagctagctagtggcaatgtcaTGTCTTACTATTTTGCGTTTCAGTGCCgaacctatttactagctatcgttttttgctttgcatctttcttctggatttcatgttcctatttttcctatgatttctgtggtgatactgatattgtctccttttgtctttttgtcctcttgagccgggggtctttcggaaacaatctctctacctcttcagggtaggggtaagttctgcgtacacactacactccttagaccccactagtgggatttcactgggttgttgttgttgtatatccaCTGAAGTGTAAGAATTTTTGGTTTGTATATTGGACGCTCATTAAATTTTACCAGATTATCAATTAATGATTATCAAGATATTTATTGAATAACTGACatgattgtgtaaatatttttttacacCGTCCATGAATAGAATTTAAACTATTGTATGTTTTTTAAGTTGACATTGtaggtttggtttctttttccaTTAAGTATGGAACCATTAATTGTCATACGATATTGACCAAGTTCGTTCTTTGTCAAATAACAGCTGCTTTTACCGAACTTATTTACGTAAAAAGAGTATACCGACAGACTATTGTGAAATCAGAAATGTAAATACCAGTTACCCAATTATATATTTTCATAATGATCAAGATTCAAGATTTTCACCATTAATAATGGGGCAATATTTTTAAGTAATTGCTACACATAGAAATATAAAGAAAACCACTTGACACAAACATGGTATAACAGTTCACCATTTCTATAATTATACTTCCCCAAGTCTCAATTTGTGTGGCACCCGTTCGGATTTCGAGATTCAAACATTTTAGTTTTTCTTTGACCAATTCTTTCATATGCTTTTTAAATATTCTGAATTGTTAATCATTGCGACTTATATCCAAATatctaaattttatttcaaaaacttAAACATTTCACGTCCGAAACGGTCAAAACTAAAATGTTTGAATCTCGAAATCGAACGGTGCTAAATAAATTGGGACAAATGGAGTAACAAATTCTGAACAAAAAGTAAAATGAACAAAAAGTGATGTGAAACAATTTTTTTACAAAATGGTACTACAGATTTTATGTGGTAAAACTGGCAGTATTGGCAAAATATGGCATTTTGTTCAAATGCATCAAGATTTTCTCAGCCATTTGTCTAGTACAAACATCTCCATGTTGAAATGCACTGATAACAGTAGCAGGAAACAACCTGTCCTGTGATATATCTGAAGCAGATTTGTCCCCACCTTTTGAAAGAAACTTCTCAATCAACCAAAATGATTTGTGCCACAAACCATCTTCTCTATGCTCCTTCACCACATTCAGCACATGCTGAACGGTTTGCATCTCAATCAGTAAGTTAACACTCTTGTCCATATCAACTTTATCGTCTAGTAACGTCGATATAGCTGATAATGCTGCTTCAACTACTTCAACATTCTCATGATGCAAGCAAGATAGTAGCCTTTCAATTGCCTTAGCATCAATTAAACAGAAACTGTCTTCAGCAGAACAAACGCCGCGGTGAACTGAGCATAAAGGTACTTTCTCAGACTTAGAATGAAGAGACATACATCTTCTTAGCAGAAAAGATTTAATGGACTTGTTGTTCTTGATTGGTGGTGGTTTTGATAAATTGACTGATTGCTTTGATAAGTTCCCTAGCCCAATCGCGGATAACTTCTGGACCTCATCGCTTGATGTTTTCACGAGTAACTCTGTGAATATGTACGTGAAGTTGAACGTTCTTactatgtgcaaaatttgatgatCGTACAACGTTGTTGTGAATCTGACGAGAATTCCTAGAAGACCATCAAAATATGCACTTGTGTACCTGCTTGTTTTTGTCCCGCTTACATGGATTTTGTTGATTTGTTCTATGATTGTAGGAATTGTGTTTTTATTGACCAATGCTAGGTTGAGTGTCATGTTTTGGTGGGGAAGCTTTGCTAAAAGAGTGGCAGAGACTGCTTGTTTTTCTGTGATTCGAGGATTTCCAACTGGAGCATGAATTAGGCTCT is a window from the Nicotiana tomentosiformis chromosome 10, ASM39032v3, whole genome shotgun sequence genome containing:
- the LOC104118131 gene encoding uncharacterized protein, whose translation is MASFAIEDFIGNGSLQGLIPKLLEEGWDDVPTLKIMTADDMNELNMTQRQKDALEIRSYLHDHALMQYADKLEESGNSLSELLNLSAVDLTAKYGMKRGHVARFTDRTAACGGDSLPEANDLQVRRRSASRNESLYRREISAVNSRKQSMTRSLRRTNTANDVSLEQSLADFKIKDGHVFKGTVASMPDEPRACGCVQATPVVENVAPYSTIENISVQKLTPEYKIGMERLVKTKTPPLKASELWRDKPAVIICIRRPGCIMCRAEAHQLYAKKPIFDALGFQLFAVLHEQIESELKDFWPRYWGGVVLFDKSMAFYKALGGGNLLKDRFISGFLFNPRAIANYKRAKAMGVEQNFRGEGEIKGGLFIVGKGKSGVAYQFIERNFGDWAPLAEVFEICHRLQNPPESQSELFPSLLQRD
- the LOC108948855 gene encoding putative pentatricopeptide repeat-containing protein At1g68930; the protein is MSHISNHYCSLLKLWCETQNQNQIKKLHCFILKTIANPETFLLNNLINTYSKLNNKEYAHKVFEQIPQPNQFSWNTVLSVYSKSGNFVQMRKVFNLMPKRDGVSWNLIISGYASQGLCIDALKAYKLMLEDGRMSLNRITFSAVIIFSSDNDWIRMGRQIHGQIKKCGFEEYVFVGNPLVDMYAKAGFIYEAEKVFSELPERNMVMYNTMIMGFLRCGMVRESRSLFQDMPERDSISWTTMITGLTQNGLDREALVLFRKMRLEGLAIDQFTFGSILTACGGLQAIEEGKQIHAYIVRTSHSDNVFVGSALVDMYSKCRNIKYAETTFSRMSNKNIISWTAMVVGYGQNGYSEEAVKAFCDMQRNGVEPDDFTLGSVISSCANLASLEEGAQFHGRASVSGLISFITVSNALVTLYGKCGSIEESHRLFDEMYVKDEVSWTALVSGYAQFGKATETIELFEKMLVHGLQPDGVTFVGVLSACSRAGLVEEGKVYFESMVKKHGITPILDHYTCMIDLFSRAGRLVEAKDFIEKMPCTPDAIGWATLLSSCRTHGNMEIGKWAAESLLELEPENPASYVLLTSMYAVKGNWAEVARLRRAMRDRGMRKEPGCSWIKYKNRVHIFSADDKSSPFSNQIYAELEKLNAKMIDEGYVPDVTHVMHNVEVSDKIKLLNHHSERLAIAFGLIFIPPGLPIRVVKNLRVCGDCHSATKIISKITQREILVRDAVRFHLFKDGKCSCGDFW